One Brassica napus cultivar Da-Ae chromosome C4, Da-Ae, whole genome shotgun sequence genomic region harbors:
- the LOC106444135 gene encoding cysteine-rich repeat secretory protein 9-like yields MARIIMTFSTPLFFFLLSILFHQTMSQPEHMSTFCNPVENFTQTSSYEANRDILLSSLRTRSLLGTYSNVTVGRSPNTVHGMFLCTGDTTVATCSDCVQTATTEIATNCSLNKGAYIYYEECMVRYSSVSFFSVLEVRPNIVLYSLRSAPDSNTFNETLADKFNELILNVSSSSLVPYFVDDQERVTQSEGM; encoded by the coding sequence ATGGCAAGAATCATAATGACATTCTCTACTCCTCTGTTTttcttcctcctctctatcCTCTTTCACCAAACCATGTCTCAACCTGAACACATGTCTACTTTCTGCAATCCTGTCGAAAACTTTACACAAACCAGTTCATACGAAGCAAACCGCGACATTTTACTCTCCTCTCTCCGCACCAGGTCCTTACTAGGAACCTATTCTAACGTCACAGTCGGTCGTAGTCCCAACACAGTCCATGGCATGTTCCTCTGCACAGGCGACACCACCGTAGCAACTTGCTCAGACTGCGTCCAGACCGCAACGACCGAGATCGCTACAAACTGTAGTCTTAACAAAGGAGCGTATATATACTACGAAGAGTGTATGGTTCGATACTCCAGTGTTTCCTTCTTCTCTGTTCTTGAGGTCAGACCAAACATCGTTCTTTACTCTCTTCGCTCTGCTCCAGACTCGAATACGTTCAACGAAACACTAGCTGATAAATTCAACGAGCTCATTCTCAACGTATCTTCGTCCTCTTTGGTTCCATATTTCGTGGACGATCAAGAACGTGTGACTCAATCAGAGGGTATGTAA